Within the Erythrobacter insulae genome, the region ACCAACCGAACCATAAACCGCCATAGTCTTTCAGTGCTGCATTAAGAGCCCCCGCCAGTCCGCCTTGCGCACCGGCGACCCCGCGCGCTTTGGGTACGGCAACACGGTTCGAAATGACAACTAGACGGTTCATCGTGCCCTTATCTCACATCGCTCCACAATTTGGAAAGCAAACCGGCACAGTTTATCACCCCAACGAGCGAATAGGTCTGCGGGAAGTTGCCCCAAAGCTCGCCGGTTTCATAATCCAGATCCTCTGACAAAAGACCCGATCCGGTCGTATGGCTGAGCATTGTGTTGAACAATGTCCGCGCCTCATCATCGCGTCCGGCCAGATGCAATGCCTCAATCAGCCAGAATGTGCAGACATTAAACGCTGTCTCGGGCGCGCCAAAATCATCTTCTGCGGCATAACGCAGCATGTGATCTCCGCGTCTTAAATGTTCTTCAACGGCGGCAAAGGTCTGCTGGAAACGTTCATTGTCTGGCGCAACAAAGCGCAGCTCGACCATTTGTAGCAGGCTGGCATCCAGATAATCGCTTTCGAAACTCGCCCCGTAATGGCCGCCGCCCTTGCCATCATCTTTCCACGCTTCGGCTTCGATTTTCTCGCGAATGCTGTTGGCACGTTCCCGCCAGATCGCTGCGCGATCGGCCTTCCCAAGGTGATCAGCAACATTCGCCAGCCGGTCGCAGGCGGCCCAGCTCATGACAGCGGAATAGGTATGGACTTCTTCTCGGGTGCGGAATTCCCACAGCCCGGCATCGGGTTGATCGTGCATTGCCCATGCCATTTTCCCGACCTGTTCGAGGTTTTCAAAATCGTGATCATCAGCGGGACGAAGCAGGCGCTTGTCAAAAAAGCTCTGCACACTGGGAAGAACAATCTGACCATAACAATCGTGCTGAATTTGTTTGTAGGCGGCATTGCCGCGCCGCACGGGTCCCATGCCGCGATACCCGGCAAGGTAACTCGCGGTGGTTTCATCCAGCTCGCTTTCGCCCATCACGGAATATAACGGCTGGATCTGTCCGCCGCGCGCACCATCGACAATGTTGCGCAGATAGCCGAGATATTTCTCCATCACATCCAAAGCGCCAAGGCGGTTAAGCGCCTGAATAGTATAATAGGAATCGCGTATCCAACAATAACGGTAATCCCAATTGCGCTCCGAATGGGCAGCCTCTGGGATAGAGGTAGTAAGCGCCGCGACAATCGCGCCGGTTTCTTCATGCTGGCACAATTTCAGCGTGATAGCACAGCGGATAACCTCCTCTTGCCATTCAAACGGTATGTGAAGGCCGCGCACCCAGCTCTGCCAATATTTGCGCGTGCGCTGCTCCATTCCGCGCACTTCATTGCGCACATTTCCGACAAATGGCTCGTCCGGGCCAAGGAAAAAGTGCGTATCGTCTTCGATCCTGAACGTGCGCCCTTCGACGATGTACCCAACCGGAGCATCGGTCGAAAGCCGCAGCGCCTGCGGCCCGACCAGATAGCGAATATGGTTGGTACCATGGGTCGTCTCGGCAACCTGAGCGCCGTAATCCTTAACCGGGTTCAGAATTACTCTAATGCGGGGATTGCCCGATATAGGGCGGACGATCCGCGAATAGGCGACAGGGCGATACATCCGGCCAGACCGCTCATAACGGGGGCAGAAATCCAAAATCTCGACCGCGCTGCCGTCTTTGGCCTCCAGGGTTGTCACCAGATTGGGCGTATTGCGGATGTATTCCTGTTTTGCGGAAACCTGGCCTTCCAGCTCAAACCGCCAGATCCCTGCATCGCGCTGCTCGCCATTAAGCAATGACGAGAAAACCGGATCACCATCAACCCGCGGCACACAGCCCCAAACCAGAGCACCGCTCTGATCGATCAGGCCGGATACCTGGCAATTGCCAATCGGCCAAAGCTCAAGGTTCGGAAGACGCGTTTCAGTCATAAGTGAAGCCATTCGTGAACAGAGTTTACATCGGGAAGCCGATAGGCGGCGCTGGTTTCGCGGATTTCTCCAACCAGAATGCCGGCCCCGCCAGCTTGAATACACGCAGCAAAGCCAGCTTCATCGGTCAAATCATCGCCAACAAAGAAAGGGCGCGAGCCCGCAAACGGAACCTCGCGCAGGAATGTCTCCACAGCCGAGCCTTTATTCGCGCTTTTCGCCACGATCTCAACGACGCATTTGCCGCTCTGCGCGGCCCAGCCATGG harbors:
- a CDS encoding glycoside hydrolase family 15 protein; protein product: MTETRLPNLELWPIGNCQVSGLIDQSGALVWGCVPRVDGDPVFSSLLNGEQRDAGIWRFELEGQVSAKQEYIRNTPNLVTTLEAKDGSAVEILDFCPRYERSGRMYRPVAYSRIVRPISGNPRIRVILNPVKDYGAQVAETTHGTNHIRYLVGPQALRLSTDAPVGYIVEGRTFRIEDDTHFFLGPDEPFVGNVRNEVRGMEQRTRKYWQSWVRGLHIPFEWQEEVIRCAITLKLCQHEETGAIVAALTTSIPEAAHSERNWDYRYCWIRDSYYTIQALNRLGALDVMEKYLGYLRNIVDGARGGQIQPLYSVMGESELDETTASYLAGYRGMGPVRRGNAAYKQIQHDCYGQIVLPSVQSFFDKRLLRPADDHDFENLEQVGKMAWAMHDQPDAGLWEFRTREEVHTYSAVMSWAACDRLANVADHLGKADRAAIWRERANSIREKIEAEAWKDDGKGGGHYGASFESDYLDASLLQMVELRFVAPDNERFQQTFAAVEEHLRRGDHMLRYAAEDDFGAPETAFNVCTFWLIEALHLAGRDDEARTLFNTMLSHTTGSGLLSEDLDYETGELWGNFPQTYSLVGVINCAGLLSKLWSDVR